GGGAAACCTCCATTCTTCAGCAGGCGCTGAATCCAGACATTCCGCCGGGATTTGTATGTTTGATTTCTTCAACATCCAGCCAGTGATTCATCATGCGGATATCCTCCAGCCAGTGGCCGTAGCCCAGGGACCAGTGATGATCGAGCCCGTTGTCGAAAATGGTGCCCATAATCGTATCTGCCGTGAGAGGAGCTTTCGGTTCGAGTTCCGCATAGGAGCCGCGGAAGGCGGCTTCGCATTCCTGAAGGCTTCCTTCCCAGCCATACATGGCGGCCGACGCCGGGCTCTGGTAGCGCAGCATGGTGACTTCGCCCAGTTCGAGCAAAAATTCCAGCATCATGCCCACGGCGGTTTCCGGGTCGGCATTTTCGAGAATGGAGTGGGTGCGCGATTCGAAGCAGGTGCCTTTGCGCAGCAGACGGGTGGCACTGGATCCGCAGTGCCAGATGCCCAGCCGGTTCTTCACGGTATCGGCAATCGAAATATCCATCATCGTCGGAATGGCTTTTCCTTCCGAGATCAGGAAAAGGGCCATGGAGGACATCAGGCCGTTCATATCGCTTTCTTCTGTAGTACACAGGCCGAAATCATTCAGCAGCGAAACCGCACCGTCTGAGGCACAGCCATAGACATCGAACATTTCCGGCCAGCTCTTCACGGCACAGCCGATGTAGTTGTTTTCTGCCGCAAGGTCCAGCGTGCCGAGTGCCAGACGCAGTGTCTGGAAAACCTGTTCCTCGGAAACCGTGTTGGATGCGCATCGCGGAGATTCCAGGAGCGCATCGCGCACGGCTTTTAAATCGTCATCGCTGAACTTGCGGGCACGGTCGAAAATGACATCAATGCCGACCCGGTCTACGCGAATCCCGTAACGTTTCATTACACTGAGTTCATCCAGTTCGCAGTCGTAGAAGCCGGGGACGCGGGCGGCTCCGAGCGACAGCAGTTTGCCGGTTTTGAACCGCGAAACCGCACGGACACTGCGGGCAAACCGCGGAACCATCGGATGAATCTCCTCTTCAAGCGCTTGTTGGAACCAGGCATATTTCACCCCCAGCGTATTGAAAATTCCGAGCAGGAAATTCTGACAGCACATGCTGTTGGCGGAAAGCCGTTCACCGCGCTCATCCGGAAACGACCAGCTGAGCAGGGGAACATGGTTCATGCTCAGCCAGCGGCCCAGAATCGCCCCCAGTTCGCCCGTGGTGTAGGAGGCATGGAATAGTATCAGTCCATCGATTCCATCCTGCATTCGACGGTTGAGGAATTCTGTCATCAGGTCTGCATCTTCAAACGGGGTTTCGGCCCGGATAATTTCAAAAAGTCCGGAATCTACGGATGTTTCGACCATAGCCACAGCTTCGTTATAGCGGCGGCACGCTTCATCCCACGGAAAGTGGGCGCGGACTCCGCATCCCAACACGACAATGCGCGTTCGCCGTGGTTCAGGAAAGGCAGGAATCAATTTGATGATCCCATCG
The Pontiella agarivorans DNA segment above includes these coding regions:
- a CDS encoding L-fucose/L-arabinose isomerase family protein, with amino-acid sequence MKQENTPSYLDLPKTGIAHDGIIKLIPAFPEPRRTRIVVLGCGVRAHFPWDEACRRYNEAVAMVETSVDSGLFEIIRAETPFEDADLMTEFLNRRMQDGIDGLILFHASYTTGELGAILGRWLSMNHVPLLSWSFPDERGERLSANSMCCQNFLLGIFNTLGVKYAWFQQALEEEIHPMVPRFARSVRAVSRFKTGKLLSLGAARVPGFYDCELDELSVMKRYGIRVDRVGIDVIFDRARKFSDDDLKAVRDALLESPRCASNTVSEEQVFQTLRLALGTLDLAAENNYIGCAVKSWPEMFDVYGCASDGAVSLLNDFGLCTTEESDMNGLMSSMALFLISEGKAIPTMMDISIADTVKNRLGIWHCGSSATRLLRKGTCFESRTHSILENADPETAVGMMLEFLLELGEVTMLRYQSPASAAMYGWEGSLQECEAAFRGSYAELEPKAPLTADTIMGTIFDNGLDHHWSLGYGHWLEDIRMMNHWLDVEEIKHTNPGGMSGFSAC